The genomic segment gatgatttataaattattataaattaaaatttataataattaatcttttctatCAGATAAAACTTTCGTATGATAAAAATCTACGTTTTTTTCTcacttattctatttattctactctttctttgttattttacTATCTTCATTTATATTGTGATTACATAAAGCAAATTTACATGAttgcgaataataaaaacattacagattattcatatgtattacattaaatatatgtagaaaattattttaattatatattacaagcataatgtttttaatgttACCAATAAATTTAGCTATGTAAAAAAAGccattatgtaaataaataaaacacattGTATAAAGAAATAGCCTATTTACGTCGCACTTAGGACAAGTTAGTTTTGACTgccatttcataaaaaattctttgtaatTGGATTAACTGATTTGTTCGAATAGAAAGTTGAAgatgaaaaatggaatatattaaaaatttctttgtgtaaaaaaaaatctaattaaaagaaataaaatataacctacaagagtttaaaaaaattgtacgataaattaaatatttagatcaattttttcaattatcatataattgatGTAACTATATTaacgaaaaatcttttttttgatattataataaatttatgataataaatttttatttaggttatgttttattctttaatttcttaacaAAGATTTATCAAACTACTCATTAGTTTATTATGTAAAGTATTATTTGCAGCAATATATATCCAAGTTTAATGATCACAATAagcgtaaaattataaaaatgttaagaaaACTTAGTAATCtgttacaaatttttgtaagtatttcaaaatatcaaattatatgatttaatattattaattagttattCACATAATTTGacactattatttttaaacttttaaacatttaatttatatttataattttatatttcaatcattaatattattaaatttataggtTCCTGGTCAAAAAGTAAGCAAGcgatatctaaattttatacctGTTGTTGTAGAACAAAGTGGAAGAGGAGAACGTGCATATGACATTTACTCGCgtcttttaaaagaaagaattatttgtttaatgggCCCGGTACagcttaatatattttttctttaatttagtattataattaattctaaatttaattttaaaattcttaatttatcattaattttctagttaaagaatcaaaaattttacagaTCACAGATAATGTATCTTCAGTAGTGATAGCTCAACTTCTATTTCTTCAATcagaaaatagtaaaaatccaattcatatgtatattaacTCACCTGGTGGAAGTGTCACAGCTGGACTTGGTATATATGATACCATGCAATATGTTCTACCTCCTGTTGCAACATGGTGTGTAGGACAAGCATGCTCAATGGCAAGTTTATTATTGGCAGCAGGAACAAAGGGTATGCGCCATTCATTGCCTAATGCAAGAATTATGACACATCAGCCATCAGGAGGTGTATCTGGTCAAGCTACTGACATACAGATACAAGCTCTAGAAATATTAAAGCTTAAAaagcaaattaataatttatatgtaaaacatACAGGTTTAGATCTGGAAAAAATAGgtatgttaatttataaaaacatattacataaatctttataatatattataaatttacagaaCGATGTATGGAAAGGGATAATTTCATGAGTCCTAAAGAAGCAAAGGAATTTGGAATTATAGACAAAGTACTATCACATCCAATGCAAGAAGATGAACCAGATAGCACAAAAATGCCTAAAGCTGTTCTTGAAATTTCCACTCAACCTTAATtaggattaaataaaatatgcttaaaattatgaaattttattaaaacatgtatttatcaatatttaaaaatagtaataaaatatttttaaaacaatttatatcatGTATATAACTTTAAGTATAGCAAATGTGTCCatgttttgtaaatattatgtaaatatataacatagaataatg from the Apis mellifera strain DH4 linkage group LG9, Amel_HAv3.1, whole genome shotgun sequence genome contains:
- the LOC409011 gene encoding uncharacterized protein LOC409011 — encoded protein: MLRKLSNLLQIFVPGQKVSKRYLNFIPVVVEQSGRGERAYDIYSRLLKERIICLMGPITDNVSSVVIAQLLFLQSENSKNPIHMYINSPGGSVTAGLGIYDTMQYVLPPVATWCVGQACSMASLLLAAGTKGMRHSLPNARIMTHQPSGGVSGQATDIQIQALEILKLKKQINNLYVKHTGLDLEKIERCMERDNFMSPKEAKEFGIIDKVLSHPMQEDEPDSTKMPKAVLEISTQP